One Acinetobacter pullicarnis genomic region harbors:
- the argS gene encoding arginine--tRNA ligase, which yields MNTAIQAALDHAVQSLQSEGILPSEWKNSSTLTRTKDRSHGDFASNIAMMAAKPAAMKPRDLAEKILANLPEVSEISKAEIAGPGFINFFLNADQRFTVLEQIQAQKEQFGYSEVNAAKKIQVEFVSANPTSSLHVGHGRGAAYGMTVANLLEATGATVEREYYVNDAGRQMDILATSTYLRYLQLLGQDLVFPKNAYQGNYVKEIAQSIIDQDGEAYLQDAVAVYNDVPADVVYAEALDAEGNKVVLSGDKEKHIDGLIHNSQQLIGQGYRVFHQAALTAILDDIKDDLGEFSVSFDQWFSEASLSEKIDEALATLDQRGFLYEKDGNIWFKSTEFGDEKDRVVKRRNGQTTYFASDIAYHLNKLQRGFTELIDIWGSDHHGYIARVKAAIDAMGYDSSKLTVLLVQFVSLWRGGEMVQMSSRSGQYVTLRDLRKEVGNDAARFYYVMRKSEQHIDFDLDLAVSQSKDNAVYYIQYAHARVNRMVNKAAEKNIPFNRNDLSRCDVTLLTLDAEAEILAKLAAYPEIVIRAANSYEPHQVGNYLKELAALFHGWYNLDNLKILDDQNVSLSQSRLLLSINIQQVLKNGLTLLGVSAPFEM from the coding sequence ATGAATACGGCCATACAAGCAGCGCTTGATCATGCAGTGCAATCTCTTCAATCTGAAGGGATACTTCCATCTGAATGGAAAAATAGTAGTACTTTGACCCGAACCAAGGATCGAAGTCATGGCGATTTCGCCTCGAATATTGCCATGATGGCTGCCAAACCTGCTGCAATGAAACCGCGAGATCTTGCTGAGAAAATTTTGGCAAATTTACCGGAAGTCAGTGAAATCAGCAAAGCTGAAATCGCAGGTCCTGGATTTATTAACTTTTTCTTAAATGCAGATCAACGTTTTACTGTCCTTGAGCAAATTCAAGCGCAGAAAGAACAGTTTGGTTACAGCGAAGTCAATGCCGCTAAAAAGATTCAAGTCGAGTTTGTTTCTGCAAATCCAACTTCAAGCTTACATGTGGGCCATGGTCGTGGTGCAGCTTACGGCATGACCGTTGCCAACTTGCTTGAAGCAACTGGTGCAACGGTAGAACGTGAATATTATGTCAATGATGCTGGTCGTCAAATGGACATTTTAGCCACATCGACTTATTTACGTTATTTACAATTGCTTGGTCAGGACTTGGTTTTTCCAAAGAATGCTTATCAAGGCAATTACGTTAAAGAAATTGCACAAAGCATTATTGATCAAGATGGCGAAGCCTACTTGCAAGATGCTGTTGCCGTTTATAACGATGTGCCTGCTGATGTGGTTTATGCTGAAGCGCTTGATGCAGAAGGCAATAAAGTTGTATTGTCTGGCGATAAAGAAAAACATATTGATGGTCTGATTCATAATTCACAGCAATTGATTGGCCAAGGCTATCGCGTTTTCCATCAGGCGGCACTGACAGCTATCTTAGATGACATCAAAGATGACTTGGGCGAGTTCTCAGTGAGCTTCGATCAATGGTTTAGTGAAGCAAGTTTGTCTGAGAAAATTGATGAAGCGTTGGCAACACTTGATCAACGTGGTTTTCTCTATGAAAAAGATGGCAATATTTGGTTCAAATCAACCGAATTTGGTGATGAAAAAGACCGTGTGGTGAAACGTCGTAATGGTCAAACCACCTATTTTGCTTCAGACATTGCTTATCATCTAAATAAACTACAACGTGGTTTTACTGAATTAATCGATATTTGGGGCTCTGATCACCACGGTTATATTGCGCGTGTGAAAGCAGCAATTGATGCGATGGGTTATGACTCGTCTAAACTTACCGTACTGTTGGTGCAGTTTGTGAGCTTGTGGCGTGGCGGTGAGATGGTGCAAATGTCTTCTCGTTCAGGCCAATACGTGACTTTGCGTGATTTACGTAAGGAAGTGGGCAACGATGCAGCGCGTTTTTATTATGTGATGCGTAAGTCTGAGCAACATATTGATTTTGATTTAGATTTGGCAGTTTCTCAAAGTAAAGATAATGCCGTGTATTACATTCAATATGCGCATGCCCGTGTGAACCGTATGGTAAATAAGGCTGCTGAGAAGAATATTCCTTTTAATCGTAATGATTTAAGTCGTTGTGATGTGACATTGTTAACTTTAGATGCAGAAGCTGAAATTCTTGCTAAATTAGCGGCTTACCCAGAAATTGTGATCCGTGCAGCAAATAGTTATGAACCGCATCAAGTGGGGAATTACTTAAAAGAATTGGCTGCGTTATTCCATGGTTGGTATAACTTAGATAACTTAAAAATTCTTGATGATCAGAATGTTAGCTTATCTCAGTCACGTTTATTGCTTTCAATAAACATCCAACAAGTGTTAAAAAATGGTTTAACTTTACTTGGTGTATCTGCACCGTTTGAAATGTAA
- a CDS encoding SPOR domain-containing protein, with protein MFGKTQRGVSERSTKPSKPLIPKWLGMLVLILVVLSGAVALMLWKPWGPVQAKNEVTSTHYQEETNKDYRFYELLPQQQVTPIPQQAVPETQVRSQPVIVEAPAPTQPTVNEDGEDVATPAAAQPSYILQVRSFPDPDSADARRAEIILNGLSADVVKTTENGKTWYRVISGPYTTQNAAVIAQQTLQHSGIDSIVVKR; from the coding sequence GTGTTTGGAAAAACGCAGCGCGGTGTTTCAGAACGATCGACCAAGCCGAGTAAGCCACTGATTCCGAAGTGGCTCGGCATGTTGGTATTGATTTTAGTTGTCTTAAGTGGTGCCGTAGCCCTTATGCTGTGGAAGCCGTGGGGTCCTGTACAAGCGAAAAATGAAGTCACTTCAACGCATTACCAAGAAGAGACCAACAAAGATTATCGCTTTTACGAATTGTTGCCGCAGCAACAAGTAACGCCTATTCCTCAGCAAGCAGTACCTGAAACACAAGTACGTTCGCAACCCGTGATTGTGGAAGCACCTGCGCCAACCCAGCCGACAGTGAATGAAGATGGTGAAGACGTTGCAACGCCTGCTGCAGCGCAACCTTCTTATATTCTACAGGTCAGAAGTTTTCCTGATCCCGACAGTGCTGATGCGCGTCGTGCTGAAATTATTCTCAATGGCTTATCTGCGGATGTGGTAAAAACCACTGAAAATGGTAAAACTTGGTATCGGGTGATTTCTGGACCCTATACAACTCAAAATGCGGCTGTGATTGCTCAGCAAACGCTACAACATAGTGGCATTGATTCGATTGTAGTGAAACGCTAA
- a CDS encoding linear amide C-N hydrolase, with translation MKKILCQSILASSLLLSSLADVCTRAVYLGKDNNTITVRSMDWKSDIGTNLWIMPSKVTRTGMAGPNSIKWTSKYGSVIASGYDISSTDGVNEKGLVANLLWLVESEYPDPQKSKIPTLSLSLWAQYVLDNYASVNEAVTALEKEPFIVVTDQVPGEKRLAALHLSISDASGDSAIIEYIDGKAVIHHSKKYQVMTNSPTFDKQLALNSYWEQIGGTVMLPGTNRASDRFARASFYINAIPQTGTFEHSLASAFSVIRNVSVPFGLNTEEEPNISSTRWRTVVDHKRKLYFFESAVSPNVFWVDLKDINFNDGKTRKLELGPDQSKIYSGKANSSFVVTKPFTFLGIS, from the coding sequence ATGAAAAAAATCCTATGCCAAAGTATTCTTGCATCAAGTCTTCTATTGAGCTCGCTCGCTGATGTCTGCACCCGCGCCGTATATTTAGGCAAAGATAACAATACGATCACTGTGCGATCAATGGACTGGAAAAGTGATATTGGTACCAATCTTTGGATTATGCCAAGTAAAGTTACACGTACCGGTATGGCAGGTCCAAACTCAATTAAATGGACCTCTAAATACGGCAGTGTAATCGCATCAGGATATGACATTTCGAGTACAGATGGTGTCAATGAAAAAGGCTTGGTTGCCAATCTCTTATGGTTAGTTGAATCTGAATATCCAGATCCACAAAAAAGTAAAATCCCAACGCTAAGCCTTTCTTTATGGGCGCAGTATGTTCTAGACAACTATGCCAGCGTCAATGAAGCAGTAACGGCACTCGAAAAAGAACCGTTTATTGTGGTCACCGATCAGGTGCCAGGTGAAAAACGACTTGCTGCCTTACACTTGTCTATTTCAGATGCCTCTGGTGACAGCGCAATTATTGAATACATTGACGGTAAAGCCGTTATTCATCACAGTAAAAAATATCAAGTCATGACCAACTCACCGACATTTGATAAACAATTGGCTTTAAATAGCTATTGGGAACAAATTGGCGGCACAGTGATGTTACCAGGTACCAATCGTGCTTCAGATCGTTTTGCACGTGCATCATTTTATATTAATGCCATTCCACAAACGGGTACTTTCGAACATTCATTGGCCAGTGCCTTTAGTGTGATTCGCAATGTTTCCGTGCCATTTGGTCTGAACACAGAAGAAGAACCAAACATTTCTTCAACCCGCTGGAGAACAGTGGTTGATCATAAACGTAAACTCTATTTCTTTGAATCTGCAGTCTCACCGAATGTATTCTGGGTCGATCTCAAAGACATTAACTTCAATGATGGTAAAACCCGTAAATTAGAACTTGGCCCAGACCAAAGTAAAATCTATTCAGGTAAAGCCAATAGTAGTTTTGTGGTCACTAAACCATTTACCTTCCTCGGTATTTCTTAA
- a CDS encoding Ig-like domain-containing protein, giving the protein MSEINVFNKQSHKLDQTVQSNTVSLTKASVVVVHINLDDIVEVKKDKNNAVLVIESGEEITLVNYFNYGNINTSNSLVLQDDQNKLIWAKFTDANGKVLENIEYGQIEEIDMLFEPSSGFSPWLWAAVPVVGAGVYLLSKNNEDKSGSDHTPVIAAPKFDPINAKDLIKGKAEPDSIVTITFPNGEKKITTTDKSGNWSIENPGLKQGDSIEAIATNKNGNTSQIAKQLVDAIAPTLKISVSDVNLSSGKEVEVTFTFSEAVKNFDLRSITVIGGGLTKLGSKDNKIWTAIFTQKGSDDPSIKVADDRYSDLAGNKGKGDVFDKIFGNFNIDLIAPILEISASKDSINLGEVVTISFKFSEAVKAFELEDIIVAGGQISGLSTRDNITWTAIFTQKGSNAPSIKVIENSYTDLAGNQGKGAILDQNHGDWGMAPTVTKLLMSIADVITSAEQLAVNEELDAGKAVQHQVPFNVYDLLAESDQGKWSANSDLRNQIQPSNDQSIVGQKFSNQILSLDVYHTSASALNDLLVQPSLI; this is encoded by the coding sequence ATGTCAGAAATAAACGTGTTCAATAAACAGAGTCATAAACTTGATCAGACAGTGCAAAGCAATACGGTGTCTTTAACAAAAGCATCTGTTGTGGTGGTGCATATCAACTTAGATGACATTGTCGAAGTTAAAAAAGATAAAAATAATGCAGTACTGGTGATCGAGTCAGGTGAGGAAATTACTTTAGTTAATTATTTTAATTACGGAAATATTAATACGTCAAACAGCTTAGTTTTACAGGATGATCAAAATAAACTCATTTGGGCAAAATTTACCGATGCAAATGGAAAGGTATTAGAAAATATTGAGTACGGGCAAATTGAAGAGATCGACATGCTATTTGAGCCGAGTAGTGGCTTTAGTCCATGGTTATGGGCTGCTGTACCCGTGGTGGGTGCTGGTGTGTATCTTTTAAGCAAAAATAATGAGGATAAATCAGGATCAGATCATACTCCTGTGATTGCTGCACCTAAATTTGATCCAATTAATGCCAAGGATCTCATTAAAGGAAAAGCTGAACCCGATTCGATCGTGACTATTACTTTTCCGAATGGCGAGAAGAAAATAACCACAACTGATAAAAGTGGGAATTGGTCTATTGAAAATCCCGGATTAAAGCAAGGTGATAGTATTGAGGCAATTGCAACCAATAAAAATGGTAACACCTCTCAAATTGCCAAGCAGTTGGTTGATGCCATCGCACCTACGCTCAAAATTAGCGTGAGTGATGTGAATCTCTCTTCAGGTAAGGAGGTTGAGGTAACGTTTACCTTTAGTGAAGCCGTGAAAAATTTTGATTTGAGATCAATTACGGTGATTGGCGGTGGATTAACGAAACTAGGCAGTAAAGATAACAAAATTTGGACTGCAATATTTACGCAAAAGGGCAGTGATGATCCTAGTATTAAAGTTGCGGATGATCGTTATTCTGATTTGGCAGGAAATAAAGGTAAAGGTGATGTTTTTGATAAAATCTTTGGAAATTTTAACATTGATCTTATTGCACCGATATTAGAAATATCAGCCAGTAAAGATTCAATTAATCTCGGTGAGGTTGTCACAATTAGTTTTAAATTTAGTGAAGCTGTGAAAGCTTTTGAATTAGAAGATATCATCGTGGCAGGTGGACAGATCAGTGGTTTAAGTACGAGGGACAATATTACTTGGACTGCAATTTTTACGCAGAAAGGAAGTAATGCACCGAGTATTAAAGTAATAGAAAATAGTTATACAGACCTCGCCGGAAATCAAGGTAAGGGCGCCATTCTAGATCAGAACCATGGGGACTGGGGCATGGCACCAACTGTAACCAAATTACTTATGTCGATTGCTGATGTTATTACTTCAGCGGAGCAATTGGCTGTGAATGAGGAATTAGATGCAGGGAAAGCAGTGCAACATCAAGTGCCATTCAATGTATATGATCTATTGGCAGAAAGTGACCAAGGTAAATGGTCTGCAAATAGTGATTTAAGGAATCAAATACAGCCCTCAAATGATCAGTCTATTGTTGGTCAAAAATTCAGTAATCAGATACTTTCTTTGGATGTCTATCACACATCTGCTTCTGCACTGAACGATTTATTAGTGCAACCGAGTTTAATTTGA
- a CDS encoding HlyD family type I secretion periplasmic adaptor subunit: protein MEKIPVPSRSTKAAYQDPPLPKASLMIWLIGIGLLVILLWAWMFKLEEVSNGTGKVIASSKEQVIQSLEGGILTKLDVKEGDIVEKGQVLAQLDPTRLASGVGESQSLLTSAQATSARLTAEVSGNALRFPEAIKEHPELIRQETALYQSRRANLDESIAGLKDALHLVQQELAMTEPLVAKGAASEVEVLRLRRQANELQNRMNDIRNQYYVQARQELSKSNTDVETQQQIVLGRSDALARAVFKAPVRGVVKEISVTTLGGVIPQNGKLMTIVPLDEQLLIEARISPRDIAFIHPGQRALVKVTAYDYSIYGGLEGKVTVISPDTLRDEVKQDQFYYRVYIRTNTDKLFNKEAKAFSITPGMMATVDIRTGEKTVLDYLLKPFNKAKEALRER from the coding sequence ATGGAGAAAATACCTGTACCTAGCCGCTCCACAAAGGCTGCATATCAAGATCCCCCTTTACCTAAAGCGAGTCTTATGATTTGGCTGATTGGTATTGGGCTGCTGGTTATCTTGTTATGGGCTTGGATGTTTAAACTCGAAGAAGTTTCTAATGGAACTGGAAAAGTCATTGCATCCTCTAAAGAACAAGTCATTCAATCTTTAGAGGGTGGGATATTGACCAAACTTGATGTCAAAGAAGGCGATATTGTCGAAAAGGGTCAAGTCTTAGCTCAACTTGATCCCACTCGCTTGGCTTCAGGTGTAGGAGAGTCTCAGTCTCTACTCACCTCCGCCCAAGCAACATCGGCACGCTTAACTGCGGAAGTGAGTGGAAATGCGCTGCGCTTCCCCGAAGCAATCAAAGAACACCCCGAACTGATTCGCCAAGAAACAGCACTCTATCAATCACGGCGTGCAAATCTGGATGAGTCCATCGCTGGATTAAAAGATGCGCTACATTTAGTACAACAAGAATTGGCTATGACAGAACCTCTCGTCGCTAAAGGTGCGGCCAGTGAGGTTGAGGTTTTACGTTTAAGACGCCAAGCCAATGAGTTACAGAACCGTATGAACGATATTCGTAATCAATATTATGTCCAAGCCCGTCAAGAATTATCCAAATCCAACACAGATGTAGAAACACAGCAGCAGATTGTTTTAGGTCGCTCAGATGCATTGGCACGTGCGGTATTTAAGGCCCCGGTGCGTGGAGTGGTCAAAGAAATCTCCGTCACAACCTTAGGTGGTGTTATTCCACAAAATGGTAAATTGATGACCATCGTCCCACTCGATGAACAATTACTCATTGAGGCACGGATCTCTCCGCGTGATATTGCATTTATTCATCCAGGTCAACGCGCCTTGGTCAAAGTCACCGCCTATGATTATTCAATTTATGGCGGCTTAGAAGGAAAAGTCACCGTAATCTCACCAGATACCTTACGTGATGAGGTCAAACAAGATCAGTTTTATTATCGCGTCTACATTCGCACCAATACGGATAAATTATTTAATAAAGAAGCTAAAGCCTTTAGCATTACTCCGGGCATGATGGCCACTGTCGATATTCGTACAGGAGAAAAAACCGTGTTGGATTACTTACTTAAACCCTTCAATAAAGCCAAAGAAGCATTAAGAGAACGCTAG
- a CDS encoding type I secretion system permease/ATPase: protein MTNTIQYQPWLQAVLTIAKHYRIEASEERIRLQLDWNKNQNLDDILNLMSKQIGLSIRKTKLDKDVFNPWRLPVIIQLKDGQVGVVDKADNAGNISIQFSGDYGLTQSFAIDSLNSVIAQVYVLRPENSIPDARIDEYIKPYQASWFWSIVLRDWKRYVDIMYASLIANILALATIIFSMQVYDRVVPSQSIPTLWVLAGGVLIAAIFEFIMRLARIYLSDIIGKRADLRVSDRVFGHALRIKNNQRSKSTGTFISQLRELEGVRELVTSTTISAIADLPFFFLFLGVFWFIGGDLFWVILLIVPLMIIPSLFAQKRLAALAQEGMRESAIRNALLVEAVQGIEDIKLLRAESRFQNQWNHMNEVSADIGMKQRKIVGILTAWTQKVQGLAFAIVVLVGCFAVMKGDMTTGALVACSILSSRMLAPISQITGILSRLQQAKVAKTSLDELMRREVDQPDHAHLVHKPVIHGDYQLKSIYFQYTEDEPRPSLNIPQLSIHAGEKVAILGRNGAGKSTLLQILSGMQFPLKGQVSLDGLDLSLIDPADIRRDMSLLNQNACLFYGTVRENLCLGAPLANDDEIINALKVTGAYNFIEAKKEGLDYLILEGGVGFSGGQRQALLLARLLIRQSNILLLDEPTASIDEMAEKQLIDHLKNWLGHRTLIVATHRRAVLELVDRIIVMNEGKIVMDGPRDEILNQPTHSAATEKGVQA, encoded by the coding sequence ATGACCAATACCATTCAATATCAGCCGTGGTTGCAAGCTGTACTCACGATTGCAAAACATTATCGTATTGAAGCGTCTGAAGAAAGAATCCGCTTACAACTTGATTGGAATAAAAATCAAAATTTAGATGACATCTTAAACTTAATGTCAAAACAAATTGGATTAAGCATACGAAAAACCAAGTTAGACAAAGATGTTTTTAATCCTTGGCGATTGCCTGTGATCATTCAATTAAAGGATGGCCAAGTCGGTGTCGTCGATAAAGCAGACAATGCCGGTAACATCAGTATTCAATTTAGTGGCGATTATGGACTCACTCAAAGTTTCGCCATAGATAGTTTAAATTCAGTCATTGCACAAGTGTATGTGCTGCGACCAGAAAACTCGATTCCAGATGCACGGATTGATGAATACATAAAGCCCTATCAAGCCAGCTGGTTTTGGTCAATCGTGCTGAGAGATTGGAAGCGCTATGTAGATATCATGTATGCCTCGTTGATTGCCAATATATTAGCCTTAGCAACCATTATCTTTTCCATGCAAGTGTATGACCGCGTTGTCCCCTCGCAGTCTATTCCTACACTTTGGGTATTGGCTGGTGGCGTACTAATCGCTGCAATATTTGAATTCATAATGCGACTTGCTCGTATCTATCTATCGGACATTATTGGAAAACGTGCCGATTTACGTGTTTCTGATCGTGTCTTTGGACATGCCTTACGAATTAAAAATAATCAACGTTCTAAATCTACGGGAACATTCATCTCACAATTACGTGAATTGGAAGGTGTCAGAGAGTTAGTCACCTCAACAACCATTAGCGCAATTGCAGACTTACCATTTTTCTTCTTATTTTTAGGTGTGTTTTGGTTCATTGGTGGCGATTTATTTTGGGTGATACTTTTAATCGTGCCATTAATGATTATTCCGAGCCTATTTGCACAAAAGCGATTGGCGGCATTGGCACAGGAAGGCATGCGTGAATCAGCAATTCGTAATGCATTATTGGTTGAAGCAGTACAAGGCATTGAAGATATTAAACTGTTACGTGCAGAATCTCGCTTCCAAAACCAATGGAATCATATGAATGAGGTTTCTGCTGACATTGGAATGAAGCAGCGCAAAATTGTTGGAATATTAACTGCTTGGACACAGAAGGTACAGGGCTTGGCTTTTGCCATAGTAGTTTTAGTTGGGTGTTTCGCAGTCATGAAAGGCGATATGACAACAGGCGCCTTGGTCGCTTGCTCAATTCTGTCCTCACGTATGTTGGCACCGATTTCACAAATCACAGGAATTTTATCACGCTTGCAACAAGCTAAAGTTGCCAAAACCAGTTTAGATGAATTGATGCGTAGAGAAGTTGATCAGCCAGATCATGCCCACTTGGTTCACAAACCAGTCATCCATGGTGATTACCAGCTAAAAAGCATCTATTTTCAATACACTGAGGATGAGCCTCGACCAAGTTTAAATATTCCACAGTTAAGCATTCATGCAGGTGAAAAAGTCGCCATACTCGGTCGAAATGGCGCAGGAAAAAGCACCTTACTACAAATTCTTTCAGGCATGCAATTTCCATTAAAAGGCCAAGTCAGTTTAGATGGGCTTGACTTGTCTCTGATTGACCCTGCCGATATTCGACGTGATATGAGCCTACTCAATCAAAATGCGTGTTTATTTTACGGCACTGTTCGTGAAAACCTGTGTTTAGGTGCTCCTCTTGCCAATGATGACGAAATTATCAATGCCCTTAAAGTCACTGGTGCCTATAACTTCATTGAAGCAAAAAAAGAAGGTTTAGATTATTTAATCCTTGAAGGCGGTGTCGGTTTTTCTGGCGGGCAACGTCAAGCCTTGTTGTTAGCTCGTCTCCTCATACGCCAATCTAATATTTTGTTGCTGGATGAACCCACTGCTTCTATCGATGAAATGGCTGAAAAACAATTGATTGATCATTTAAAAAATTGGCTCGGGCATCGTACTCTCATCGTTGCAACGCATCGTCGAGCTGTACTCGAATTGGTCGATCGCATCATTGTCATGAATGAAGGAAAAATCGTGATGGATGGCCCACGTGATGAAATTCTTAACCAACCTACACATTCAGCTGCAACCGAAAAAGGAGTGCAAGCATAA
- a CDS encoding TolC family protein encodes MTVHATEKLQTKPRFTEKILDFLSPKSNENFKTVQLQQLSNFQFDQSKIQELPTISLQPSRAKLVIVNDPRLTQFSLNDAVGYALQRHPQISQGISVLAGQNASIDNAKSHYFPQISGGVSTGDLTSAQRGRQILSLNATQMVYDFGKIKSSVTTEQAKLELEQANLLVNIEEVSADVAIVIFNIIRYQKSTEISRQQVDGIAKILNIAKLRAQAGISSQADPIQAQSFLESAQSTLIAQQSLLNQYQQRLHTLLGFDATHNQWLIPDDFIQHSNIYQEPQFNTIPKMIVAQAEIEIAKSQKKQTDLSRYPTLSVRGSVSQALNGVNPSNNKDNGFDSAIMFEANSDFYQGGGASARSRAASYAEEAAKSKLNSVYLQVLDQTKMTRESIENKQKQMMVLSSRQGTTIRTRELYQEQYKLGTRTVLDLLNAEMAIHAAVEELENARYDIYVSLAQYIAVTGQSRQTYGLQNSSIQGFEVQP; translated from the coding sequence ATGACAGTACATGCAACAGAAAAATTGCAAACTAAACCTCGTTTTACTGAAAAAATATTAGATTTTTTAAGCCCTAAATCTAATGAAAATTTTAAAACGGTACAACTGCAACAACTTAGTAACTTCCAATTTGATCAATCAAAAATTCAAGAACTACCAACAATTAGCCTTCAACCAAGTCGGGCGAAATTAGTTATTGTAAATGACCCAAGACTAACCCAATTTAGTCTAAATGACGCTGTAGGATATGCCCTGCAGCGACATCCTCAAATTAGCCAAGGTATATCCGTACTCGCTGGGCAAAATGCATCGATTGATAATGCTAAGTCACATTATTTTCCACAAATTAGTGGTGGAGTTTCCACAGGAGACTTAACATCTGCTCAACGTGGTCGACAAATCCTGAGCCTCAATGCGACACAGATGGTCTATGATTTTGGAAAAATAAAGTCAAGCGTTACGACGGAACAAGCCAAGTTGGAACTTGAGCAAGCCAATTTACTGGTTAATATTGAAGAAGTTTCAGCTGATGTTGCGATCGTTATTTTCAATATTATTCGCTATCAAAAAAGCACTGAAATATCTAGGCAGCAGGTTGATGGAATTGCAAAAATTCTCAATATTGCCAAGCTACGTGCCCAAGCAGGTATCAGCAGTCAGGCTGACCCAATTCAGGCACAGTCTTTTTTAGAATCAGCTCAATCAACGCTCATCGCACAACAATCCTTACTCAATCAATACCAACAACGTTTGCATACGCTTTTGGGTTTTGATGCAACACATAATCAATGGCTCATTCCAGATGATTTCATTCAGCATTCAAACATTTATCAAGAACCACAATTCAATACCATCCCTAAAATGATCGTGGCGCAAGCAGAAATTGAGATTGCTAAGTCTCAAAAAAAACAAACCGATCTAAGTCGATATCCAACACTCTCTGTCAGAGGCTCAGTCAGTCAGGCACTCAACGGTGTAAATCCGAGTAACAATAAAGACAATGGCTTTGATAGCGCAATCATGTTTGAAGCGAATAGTGACTTCTATCAAGGTGGTGGGGCATCAGCACGTAGTCGTGCAGCGAGCTATGCAGAAGAAGCAGCAAAATCCAAATTGAATTCAGTGTATTTACAAGTACTTGATCAAACCAAAATGACTAGAGAAAGCATTGAAAATAAACAAAAACAAATGATGGTACTCAGTTCACGCCAGGGCACAACCATCAGAACCCGTGAGCTTTACCAAGAACAATATAAGTTAGGCACCCGCACAGTTCTTGATTTATTAAATGCAGAAATGGCGATTCATGCTGCTGTCGAAGAATTAGAAAATGCACGGTATGACATCTACGTCAGTTTAGCGCAGTACATCGCGGTCACAGGACAGTCTAGACAAACCTATGGCCTCCAAAATTCATCTATTCAAGGTTTCGAGGTACAGCCATGA